One region of Pseudomonas glycinae genomic DNA includes:
- a CDS encoding lysozyme inhibitor LprI family protein → MNQGLNTVKRFFFAFIGGFLLPASAVYAQDGCTQVTSSLEMVPCSESAMKAADTQLNVSYKQLMARLESDYRADPALGAEYAAKVKESQRAWLKLRDANCPLEAFEIETGMPAHVFAVNSCITRMSRERSAYLDKIVPVLASDKSTSTTPANGACPSEEFPAFLTAFSASSESQRRLTAMTVKLLLLKPVAGKDRSTFEPSTSGVSGASFTYPLMAAITPGKTPGVEIEEVDDSHVDVVDKRAGNSNVKIFNFSRQACWVLEGVEDWSISEKDLVATRNPAMSRAENFCDQRAEALGGLGSLEQYRLTAELLEASLENYVCAAESGDPEASLSAASLSLSQMASQLETSKVEALFKAASKIPSGALGYATFLCSGNSTDYNGPCLHPKQAEEQVIRAITMGSKEAMFYLASTLEGGELGTKDMSRALACYQMAADKGYRSGVDSVARLKSQVPEPIKASHCI, encoded by the coding sequence ATGAATCAAGGATTAAACACAGTGAAGCGTTTTTTTTTTGCGTTTATCGGCGGGTTTTTGCTGCCGGCTTCGGCGGTGTATGCGCAGGATGGCTGCACTCAGGTTACTTCGAGTCTGGAAATGGTGCCCTGTTCCGAATCGGCAATGAAGGCTGCCGATACGCAGCTGAACGTCAGCTATAAGCAATTGATGGCGCGGCTTGAGTCTGACTATCGAGCAGATCCGGCATTGGGCGCAGAGTACGCGGCGAAGGTTAAAGAGTCGCAACGCGCGTGGCTGAAATTGCGCGATGCGAATTGTCCATTGGAGGCATTCGAGATCGAGACGGGGATGCCGGCGCATGTGTTCGCGGTCAACTCGTGCATCACAAGAATGAGTCGCGAGCGCTCGGCGTACCTGGACAAGATCGTCCCTGTTCTTGCATCCGACAAGAGCACTTCGACGACGCCGGCCAACGGCGCTTGTCCTTCGGAGGAATTCCCTGCTTTCCTGACAGCGTTTTCCGCCAGCAGTGAATCACAGCGTCGTCTCACTGCGATGACGGTCAAGTTGCTTTTGTTGAAGCCGGTTGCAGGCAAGGACCGTAGTACCTTTGAGCCTTCGACCTCGGGCGTCAGCGGAGCTTCCTTCACCTATCCGCTGATGGCCGCCATCACACCCGGCAAGACACCTGGAGTCGAGATTGAAGAGGTCGATGACAGTCACGTCGATGTGGTCGATAAACGGGCGGGCAACAGCAATGTAAAAATCTTCAACTTCTCTCGTCAGGCGTGCTGGGTGCTTGAAGGCGTTGAAGACTGGTCGATCAGCGAGAAGGATCTTGTCGCAACACGTAACCCTGCAATGAGCCGTGCCGAGAACTTCTGTGATCAACGTGCCGAGGCTTTGGGAGGGCTGGGTTCGCTCGAGCAATACCGTCTGACTGCGGAATTGTTAGAAGCGTCCCTGGAAAATTATGTCTGTGCGGCTGAGTCGGGTGATCCAGAGGCGAGCCTGTCAGCGGCGAGCTTGAGTCTTTCGCAGATGGCGTCTCAGTTGGAAACCAGCAAGGTTGAAGCGTTGTTCAAAGCGGCTTCGAAAATACCGAGTGGTGCGTTGGGCTACGCCACGTTTCTTTGTTCAGGAAACTCCACCGACTATAACGGTCCTTGCCTTCATCCCAAGCAGGCAGAAGAGCAGGTCATTCGGGCGATTACCATGGGCTCAAAGGAAGCGATGTTTTATCTGGCATCTACCCTTGAGGGGGGCGAGTTGGGAACGAAAGATATGTCCCGGGCGTTAGCCTGTTATCAAATGGCGGCTGACAAAGGTTATCGGTCGGGCGTCGACAGTGTGGCGCGATTGAAGTCGCAAGTTCCAGAGCCGATCAAGGCGAGCCATTGCATTTGA
- a CDS encoding tetratricopeptide repeat protein: protein MAIATSVAFTPHALAAPQVLKEIPASLLGDGSRQNVFVLAGGADEASNRLLIAPVQGRNEDILLDTSKALPLTKSQYSSDLLDSFSVRVFNGRPGAMTVVDPQEEEVLVKQRFVEAGDYIALVTNEEDNAVYNFNLLFTFNKGSKQFELKSLLKVVNNDSCDRSLVSIAELPIETLGPTTLASFNGLEALKKLRAANVGSPQGGYKKLMTVGSADLLDKALAAYRKGDSSSFKEVMGNMLMGNDAHGACSPESYIVGKYFFSQQPGWSNDVGFLLGEAGYYTESVQLLNAVIAHNPERTVAYLNLADSYWAMNNKERAVPAYKQYASRMSDAGKASKIPARVAERSAGVSGS from the coding sequence TTGGCCATTGCCACGTCCGTGGCTTTCACACCACACGCGCTCGCTGCACCCCAAGTCCTCAAGGAAATCCCGGCAAGCCTGCTGGGTGATGGATCACGGCAAAACGTGTTCGTTCTGGCGGGAGGCGCGGACGAGGCATCCAACCGGTTGTTGATCGCGCCGGTTCAAGGGCGCAATGAGGATATATTGCTCGATACGTCCAAGGCTTTGCCTCTTACGAAGAGTCAGTACTCGTCTGATCTTCTGGATAGTTTTAGCGTGCGGGTTTTCAACGGCCGGCCTGGAGCCATGACGGTTGTGGATCCACAAGAGGAAGAGGTTCTGGTCAAGCAGCGGTTCGTTGAGGCGGGGGACTACATTGCGCTGGTGACCAACGAAGAAGACAACGCTGTTTATAACTTCAATCTTTTGTTCACCTTCAATAAAGGCTCAAAGCAGTTCGAGCTGAAAAGTTTGCTGAAAGTGGTCAATAACGACTCCTGCGATCGCTCGCTTGTGAGCATCGCGGAGCTGCCGATTGAGACGCTTGGCCCAACCACTTTGGCTTCATTCAACGGCCTCGAAGCGCTTAAAAAGTTGCGGGCTGCAAACGTTGGCAGCCCTCAGGGCGGTTATAAAAAACTGATGACAGTTGGTTCGGCTGACCTGCTGGATAAAGCGCTGGCAGCCTATCGAAAGGGCGACAGCAGCTCGTTCAAGGAGGTGATGGGTAATATGTTGATGGGAAATGATGCGCATGGCGCGTGCTCTCCGGAAAGTTATATCGTCGGAAAGTACTTCTTCTCGCAGCAGCCTGGTTGGTCCAACGACGTCGGTTTTCTGCTGGGCGAGGCAGGTTACTACACGGAGTCTGTCCAGTTGCTGAATGCGGTGATTGCCCACAACCCGGAACGGACGGTGGCTTACCTGAATCTCGCAGATAGCTATTGGGCCATGAACAATAAAGAGCGGGCGGTGCCGGCGTACAAACAATATGCATCGCGTATGTCGGACGCGGGAAAGGCTTCGAAGATTCCCGCTCGGGTTGCTGAGCGCAGTGCCGGAGTATCCGGATCATGA
- a CDS encoding lysozyme inhibitor LprI family protein, whose translation MIKLKAFFGLIAGVSLTALLVPAHAQETCNPDSFSNPDLVICGQQTFKKVDAVLNEQYKKALVSLAPADKKQLTDVQKKWVSFKEAYCEDIYQSALPGAEAPIEKLGCLVQTTNARLGELVALQTGLPLDGFYKAASAMAGQDREKGLVASMERLGGDNFDDPLWRQYVDGHCEMSERVFREDIANCAVRMRFQLPLNR comes from the coding sequence ATGATCAAACTCAAGGCGTTCTTTGGGCTGATCGCAGGTGTTTCTTTGACTGCTTTGCTGGTTCCTGCGCATGCCCAGGAAACCTGCAATCCCGACAGCTTTTCCAATCCCGATTTGGTCATTTGCGGTCAGCAGACTTTCAAGAAAGTCGACGCAGTGTTGAATGAGCAATACAAGAAAGCGCTGGTCAGTCTGGCGCCCGCCGACAAGAAGCAACTGACTGACGTGCAAAAGAAGTGGGTGAGCTTCAAAGAGGCGTATTGCGAGGATATTTATCAGTCGGCCTTGCCCGGTGCAGAGGCGCCCATCGAAAAGCTTGGGTGCCTGGTGCAAACAACCAATGCCCGGTTGGGGGAATTGGTTGCTCTGCAGACTGGGTTACCCCTGGACGGTTTTTATAAAGCTGCATCGGCCATGGCGGGGCAGGATCGAGAAAAAGGTCTGGTGGCTTCGATGGAGCGATTGGGGGGTGACAACTTCGATGATCCGTTGTGGCGGCAATACGTCGATGGGCACTGTGAAATGAGTGAGCGCGTGTTCCGGGAGGACATCGCTAACTGCGCAGTGCGAATGCGTTTTCAGTTGCCTCTGAATCGTTGA
- a CDS encoding DUF6124 family protein: MIDPTFTDEEVSPYEFPDSKKLHEAAERALDHHFKPSAPRPKRLGGLFALCPNADAEALMANASEDLLSISAFAANLADDLDGPRRSMALGLSRMADGVRLMVEGTLDHIEFREYQAKP; the protein is encoded by the coding sequence ATGATCGACCCAACCTTCACTGACGAAGAAGTTTCCCCTTACGAATTCCCAGACTCGAAGAAACTCCACGAAGCCGCCGAACGCGCCCTCGACCACCATTTCAAACCCAGCGCCCCACGCCCAAAACGCCTGGGTGGCCTGTTCGCCCTCTGCCCCAACGCCGACGCCGAAGCCCTCATGGCCAACGCCTCCGAAGACCTCCTGTCCATCAGCGCCTTCGCCGCCAACCTGGCCGACGACCTCGACGGCCCCCGCCGCTCGATGGCACTGGGCCTGAGCAGAATGGCGGACGGCGTGCGGTTGATGGTGGAAGGCACGCTCGATCACATTGAGTTTCGGGAGTATCAGGCCAAGCCGTAG
- a CDS encoding SCP2 sterol-binding domain-containing protein, with product MKFRFLLWMLGLLMGKASRTNPAFQQQLGDKDLVFQLQTLDGKVARHFVVKDQRITSKSGVVAEPAFAIAFKDAAFGFATMQAKNKQLAFMQGIQDKSIQLKGNPALVMWFQGLMKYLKPRKAKPKS from the coding sequence ATGAAATTTCGTTTTCTTCTGTGGATGCTGGGTCTGTTGATGGGTAAGGCCAGTCGGACAAATCCTGCGTTCCAGCAGCAGTTGGGTGACAAGGATCTGGTGTTTCAGCTACAGACTCTGGACGGGAAAGTGGCGCGGCATTTCGTGGTGAAGGATCAGCGCATTACCAGCAAGTCCGGGGTGGTGGCGGAGCCGGCGTTTGCGATTGCCTTTAAAGACGCGGCGTTCGGGTTTGCCACGATGCAGGCCAAGAACAAGCAGTTGGCATTCATGCAGGGGATTCAGGACAAGTCGATCCAGCTCAAGGGGAATCCGGCGCTGGTGATGTGGTTTCAGGGGTTGATGAAGTATTTGAAGCCGCGGAAGGCCAAGCCGAAGTCATAG
- a CDS encoding Fic/DOC family protein, with translation MTFDPFGDFETAGYLQNSLQLKDPVEVKESEHLSFELSIEEALAYLAKKKPIDYQTVLKVHEILFSGFYHWAGKDRNELVPHLAVFKGSFDDPRSTVFERPDSIKMSVDYALKLASDKKRFRDHPGGVMGQLAFAHPFLDGNGRAILLVFMELCYRAGFAIDWSRTNKDDYLRALSDEIREPRERHLDNYLNPFVVDISSRDEWPETISGIRGLDGLDKEDITYENLDNPQVQQIYKTYRAQPLDAEPPEPES, from the coding sequence ATGACTTTTGATCCATTCGGCGACTTCGAAACGGCTGGATATCTTCAAAACTCGCTGCAACTGAAAGATCCCGTCGAAGTAAAAGAGTCAGAGCATCTTTCGTTCGAATTGAGTATCGAAGAGGCGCTTGCCTATCTGGCCAAGAAAAAGCCAATCGATTACCAGACTGTACTCAAGGTTCACGAGATCCTGTTCTCAGGCTTCTATCACTGGGCAGGAAAAGACCGGAACGAGCTCGTCCCCCATCTGGCGGTCTTCAAGGGCTCTTTCGACGACCCTCGCAGCACAGTCTTCGAGCGCCCGGACTCCATCAAAATGTCTGTCGACTATGCACTCAAGCTCGCATCAGACAAAAAACGCTTCAGAGACCATCCCGGTGGAGTGATGGGCCAACTGGCTTTCGCACACCCCTTCCTGGACGGCAATGGACGCGCGATTCTATTGGTCTTCATGGAACTCTGTTATCGAGCCGGGTTCGCCATCGACTGGTCAAGAACAAACAAAGACGACTACTTGCGGGCCCTCAGCGACGAGATCCGAGAGCCGCGCGAAAGGCATCTCGATAACTACCTCAACCCGTTCGTAGTCGATATATCCAGTCGTGACGAATGGCCAGAGACCATTAGTGGCATCCGAGGCTTGGATGGCCTGGACAAGGAAGACATCACTTACGAAAACCTGGACAACCCGCAAGTCCAGCAGATCTACAAGACATACCGGGCCCAGCCCCTGGACGCCGAGCCTCCCGAGCCCGAAAGCTGA